One region of Glycine max cultivar Williams 82 chromosome 9, Glycine_max_v4.0, whole genome shotgun sequence genomic DNA includes:
- the LOC100306269 gene encoding uncharacterized protein LOC100306269, which translates to MAVHSDSASSEKKSSNGVNELLTFNAENMQSNMKIIYYSRTFLSIIGGVVAGILGFTGLKGFVFYLLLMAFTSLGLVAKAKFSTHTYFDSWNRVLLDGFLGGLMSFVLFWTFAYDIVHIF; encoded by the exons ATGGCTGTACATTCTGATTCGGCTTCATCCGAGAAGAAATCAAGCAATGGAGTGAATGAGTTGCTGACTTTTAATGCTGAGAACATGCAAAGCAACATGAAAATTATCTATTACAG CCGAACATTTTTATCTATAATTGGTGGAGTTGTTGCTGGTATTTTGGGATTTACAGGCTTGAAAGGATTTGTGTTTTACTTACTTCTCATGGCATTTACTTCACTTGGGCTCGTGGCCAAAGCAAAGTTTTCCACCCACACATACTTTGACTCCTGGAATCGAGTGCTACTTGATGGCTTTCTGGGTGGCCTAATG TCGTTCGTGCTGTTCTGGAC ATTTGCCTATGACATTGTTCATATATTTTGA
- the LOC102661124 gene encoding exonuclease 3'-5' domain-containing protein 2 → MASVTYIERRYNHDIYTVCLAENYITVTVTASASVVKRWLSSTLYFNRYFVDQERLVVGLGVQWTRGGHDPPPDTLQLCVGRRCLIFQLAHADYVPESLRTFLNDPSHTFVGFWNHSDRLKLACSEHELEMAMDPLDLRLCFESLTRDSVEAIVAKCLGYRVPQRRDISVSAWYAEYLSNDQVAYATVDAFCAFLIGRNIRAWQFI, encoded by the coding sequence ATGGCCTCTGTCACCTACATAGAGCGCCGTTACAACCACGACATCTACACCGTCTGTCTCGCCGAAAACTACATCACCGTCACCGTCACCGCCAGCGCCTCCGTGGTCAAGCGGTGGCTCTCCTCCACGCTCTACTTCAACCGCTACTTCGTCGACCAGGAGCGCCTCGTTGTCGGCCTCGGCGTGCAGTGGACTCGCGGCGGCCACGATCCTCCGCCGGACACGCTTCAGCTCTGCGTCGGCCGCCGCTGCCTCATCTTCCAGCTCGCGCACGCCGACTACGTGCCGGAGAGCCTCCGCACGTTCCTGAACGATCCTTCGCACACCTTCGTCGGATTCTGGAACCACTCCGATCGCCTTAAGCTCGCGTGTTCGGAGCACGAGTTGGAGATGGCGATGGATCCTCTGGATCTGAGGCTCTGCTTCGAGAGCCTCACGCGGGATTCGGTGGAAGCGATCGTAGCGAAGTGCCTCGGTTACCGAGTGCCGCAGCGGAGAGACATAAGCGTGAGCGCGTGGTATGCTGAATATCTCAGCAACGATCAAGTTGCTTATGCGACGGTTGATGCTTTCTGCGCGTTCCTCATCGGTAGGAATATCAGAGCCTGGCAATTCATCTGA
- the LOC100778592 gene encoding uncharacterized protein produces MDHRSAMDRATEFDLESGLPLIGDDSKKVSAPSTASSAKQGKALFAKVSGGFAGGSVKGDDGPSLCCNEPSLSEVYADVMRVTNKPMMGRDSANRAQQTPVREKRKKASNKKAPKPPRPPKAPSLDAADHKLIREISELAMLKRARMERMKTLKKMKIAKSSAPSSSNASSLLAMIFTVVFFVVIILQGMSSGKTSVASFQGSPVSAGESEDGLISVHYQLNPSAIDSNAPGSESHTFVQQVAGSDLPEKLRRDSG; encoded by the exons ATGGATCATAGAAGTGCAATGGATAGGGCTACTGAATTTGATCTTGAAAGTGGATTGCCACTAATTGGAGATGATTCAAAGAAAGTCTCTGCTCCTAGCACGGCTAGCAGTGCAAAACAAGGAAAGGCATTATTTGCTAAGGTTTCTGGTGGGTTTGCTGGAGGTTCTGTTAAAGGTGATGATGGGCCAAGTTTATGCTGCAATGAACCAAGTTTAAGTGAAGTATATGCGGATGTGATGAGAGTAACAAACAAACCAATGATGGGGAGAGATTCGGCAAACCGTGCACAACAAACCCCAGTGAGGGAGAAACGGAAAAAGGCCAGTAATAAAAAGGCTCCCAAACCTCCAAGACCCCCAAAGGCTCCATCATTGGATGCAGCTGACCATAAGCTAATCAGGGAGATATCTGAACTTGCCATGTTGAAGCGCGCGAGGATGGAGCGTATGAAAACCTTGAAGAAGATGAAAATTGCTAAATCATCAGCACCATCATCTTCCAATGCCAGCAGCCTTTTGGCTATGATTTTCACTGTTGTCTTCTTTGTTGTGATAATACTCCAAG GCATGTCATCTGGTAAAACCTCAGTGGCAAGTTTCCAGGGATCTCCTGTATCAGCAGGTGAATCAGAGGATGGTTTAATTTCAGTTCATTACCAACTCAATCCTTCTGCAATTGACTCAAATGCTCCTGGTTCAGAGTCTCACAC TTTTGTACAGCAGGTAGCGGGTTCAGATTTGCCTGAAAAGCTGAGGAGAGATTCAGGTTAA
- the LOC100812662 gene encoding desiccation-related protein PCC13-62 — MAPHISRASVVVLVAFLVLPLLFSDMARATIPESDVDLLEFPLNLEYLEAEFFLFGSLGHGLDVVAPNLTEGGPPPIGGKLAKLDNFVKDVIFQFALQEVGHLRAIKRTVKGFPRPLLDLSATSFAQVMDNAIGHPLLPSFDPYANSINFLLASYVIPYVGLTGYVGANPLLQNAASRKLVAGLLGVESGQDAVIRALLYEHRASLVHPYGLSVEVFTDRISMLRNKLGNKDLKDEGLIVPKVEGAEGNILAGDINSLAYPRTPEEILRIIYGGGDEHFPGDFYSRGASGRIATSYLNFTT, encoded by the exons ATGGCACCTCACATCTCTAGAGCCTCTGTTGTTGTTTTGGTAGCTTTCCTAGTCCTTCCCTTACTTTTCTCAGACATGGCAAGAGCAACAATTCCAGAATCAGATGTTGATCTTTTAGAATTTCCTTTAAATTTAGAATACTTGGAggctgaattctttttgtttggGTCTTTGGGTCATGGATTGGATGTAGTTGCTCCAAATCTGACTGAGGGAGGACCCCCTCCTATTGGTGGAAAATTGGCCAAACTTGACAACTTTGTCAAGGATGTCATCTTCCAGTTTGCTTTACAGGAAGTTGGACACTTAAG GGCCATAAAGAGGACAGTGAAAGGGTTCCCTAGGCCATTGTTAGATCTAAGCGCGACATCTTTTGCACAAGTAATGGATAATGCAATTGGGCATCCTCTACTTCCTTCCTTCGATCCCTATGCTAATTCGATCAATTTTCTGCTTGCATCTTACGTGATTCCCTATGTTGGCCTCACTGGTTATGTTGGTGCTAATCCACTGCTGCAAAATGCTGCTTCCAGGAAG CTAGTTGCAGGGCTTTTGGGTGTAGAGTCCGGGCAAGATGCAGTTATTCGAGCATTATTGTATGAACATCGAGCATCGCTGGTGCATCCGTACGGATTGAGCGTGGAAGTGTTCACAGATCGCATTTCAATGCTTAGGAACAAGCTAGGAAACAAAGATTTGAAAGATGAAGGTCTTATTGTGCCTAAAGTGGAAGGTGCTGAGGGCAATATTCTTGCTGGTGACATAAATTCATTGGCATATCCTAGGACTCCAGAAGAAATCTTGAGAATAATATATGGAGGAGGTGATGAACATTTTCCCGGTGACTTCTACTCTCGAGGAGCAAGTGGTCGCATAGCCACTTCTTACTTAAATTTTACTACCTAA
- the LOC100527840 gene encoding PMEI-like domain-containing protein precursor — protein MRRIPTSVSSFAIHILLLLASISIPFTLCQPSFPWKDGNGDLVDQVCKKTPFYDLCSSILHSNPLSPKPDLKGVALLMVNNILANATDTLSYIEGLIKQTPDRELEQSLAFCAESYIPIVKYILPQAADAISQGRFGFASYCISDALKEVSSCDKKFSGATQAPLGDRNDIVQKLVNVASAIVKLLLKG, from the coding sequence ATGAGGAGGATCCCAACCAGTGTGTCTTCTTTTGCAATtcacattcttcttcttctagctTCTATTTCTATTCCCTTCACACTATGCCAACCCTCTTTCCCATGGAAAGATGGGAACGGCGATTTGGTAGATCAAGTGTGCAAAAAGACACCCTTTTATGATCTTTGCAGCTCGATCCTTCACTCAAACCCTCTAAGTCCAAAACCTGATCTCAAAGGGGTGGCTCTATTAATGGTGAACAACATTCTTGCAAATGCAACTGACACACTGAGTTACATTGAGGGGCTGATCAAGCAGACCCCAGACCGTGAGTTGGAGCAATCCTTGGCTTTTTGTGCTGAGTCTTATATCCCAATTGTCAAGTACATTCTCCCACAAGCTGCTGATGCCATAAGCCAGGGTCGTTTTGGCTTTGCCAGTTACTGCATTTCTGATGCTCTCAAAGAAGTGAGTAGCTGTGACAAGAAATTCTCTGGTGCTACACAAGCACCCTTAGGTGACAGAAACGACATTGTGCAGAAGCTTGTGAATGTAGCTTCGGCCATAGTCAAACTACTTCTAAAGGGCTGA
- the LOC102660689 gene encoding uncharacterized protein, with the protein MEFDSPTSRPIRSDVVLDPPPPFPTIYTFLPPPPSTVLLPLPINPSLFFTMDNQRSISLFQFMADEGLVPWLEDYLYGLGINIYAGFCDPNPTNMLIMRKWSQM; encoded by the exons ATGGAATTTGACTCTCCAACCTCTCGTCCTATCCGAAGTGACGTCGTTTTGGACCCTCCACCACCGTTTCCGACCATTTACACTTTTCTGCCGCCGCCACCCTCCACGGTGCTGCTTCCGTTACCTATCAACCCATCACTTTTCTTTACAATGGACAATCAAAGGTCCATTTCTCTGTTTCAG TTTATGGCTGATGAAGGACTTGTTCCATGGCTAGAAGATTACTTGTACGGACTTGGCATAAATATCTATGCA GGATTTTGTGACCCTAACCCTACAAATATGTTGATAATGAGAAAATGGAGTCAAATGTAG